DNA from Tachypleus tridentatus isolate NWPU-2018 chromosome 8, ASM421037v1, whole genome shotgun sequence:
acaggggctcaccactcaccacttcagtttagttctagctgccaaagtgaacacatagccctatctgattttatcagaaatggtatcaagaagctgcaagcattctccagacgcattcagCTATGTATATgcccaatttatcaagacaaaagcgAGAAAGTACACTGTgatagcatctgctaaaatgtgtgaagcctacaaggcatttTTTGGCATGCCtatcagggatcaagacaaaccctggacacctcattttacctgccagtactgcaaaaaactctagaatgtaagatggacaatttttgcttgaatagtaaggttttatattatacaaattttagaactTTAAAATTTGGTGCACTTCAAAGAGGAACACAACAGAgttaagaccttgctagaagccttgaagtatgatgagtatgtctggaaggttatcggagacttcaaaatgatggcattcctgatgggtctccaaagaGGCTTTACCACGCTTTTCTATTATCTTTGCCTTTGTAACAGCAGGGACACTACAgggcactacaacaggaagcattaGCCACAAtgaaccgagttctctgtggggagccacaatgtcaagtgtgagccattagtgtacctccagaaggtgttgttcccaccattgcacataaaatttggtcttataaaacaatttgtcatagctcttgataaggagtctgcagctttcaagtGTCTTCAAGACTTCTGgtctaagctgtctgaggcaaaggtcaaagctagagtcttcgttggaccacaaataaagagctgtgacaaattgtttcataagactaaATTTTATGTGCGATGGcgagaacaacaccttctgaaggtCCACTAGTGTCTCACAGTTGACACTGTGCCTCCTCACAGAGAACTTGGACTGTTGTGgccagtgtttcctgttgtagtgccCTGTAGTGTCCCTGCTGCTACAAAGGCAAAGATAAGGGCAGCTTTTTCGCAGTGGTTcgaggcttcttgggcaatcataaGGCCAAACATTATGTGTTACTTgttgagactctggtgaagaactacagcaaaatgtgctgcaggatgtctctgaaagtgcatatccttgacgctcatcttgataattCAAGcagaacatggaagcatactcagaagagcaaggcgagcgctttcaccaagatataatatactagactttgaacgctgctaccaagaaACGTATAATgcaaacatgatgggagactatatttgggggctgatacgtaaaagtgatttacattacagtcccaaatctcgagaaactactcacttctaaacacttttgttcatttttgtataactttaatataaatacatataaatcttgattcatgtaccgttttattcagaccttacgtaaatgaaaatgtgcaaatttgcccgtttttacatagaaaatacgttaatttctaaatttcatcatccaggtcacaaaagcaaagtttgaagggaatgatAGCCATtgtctgtacttttacaacataagcaataacacatattatccaggaacaaataTTGTGTTGCATTGTGTAATATTCCCTTTAAAAGATATGAGGGGACCTAGCTTTTAGATGTTAAAATTCACAGTGGCCAGCTTATCCCATTTCATTATGTAACAAGGTACTGTTCCCTGGTTATAATAAGTGAAAAGTAGAACAACGTGTCCATGTACATTCTAATAAAACAAGTGTATATGCATATTATATTTTTCTGATAAATGAATTAAGCAGAAAAACTttcacagaaataataataataatataacaatatgagAAAATAGCTAAACCTGGAGAAAATTGTTGATACGATATCGTCTTTTCGACATTTCTGTTCAAGCGtgtttgaatgaaaaaaaataatcacCATATTTCCAGCAATGTTAATATACAAGTATTACTTTAGAAAATACTTAAATACGATTACATTACTATTGAGAATGGGTGACTGCACATACTTTTGTATAATTTGGCAGCTAATCTACATTGAACTAACTTTAATCAGCTTTAGTCTCAACCATCGCTTCACACGCGTTCCTGAAAATAAACTTACTGACAATTTAGAtgattaagtaattttaaatatgttttagttcGTTTACTTCTCTTATTCAAATTAATAATCATTCCACTTTGATACATTGTTAGTCCTTTTTCATGAACAAAAGAAGGAAAATTTATTGGTTAACTAGATACAATTAACTACGTACATGAACAGGGGGAACTCGAGGCAGCTAGCTCAGTACATAAACAGTTGGAACCAGATACGGTTAGCAAAGTATATAAACATGTGGAACATAAAACAATTAGCTAAGCAGATAAACAGGTGTAACACTAGACAGTTAACTAAATGGAACACGAGAAAATTAGCTGAGTAGATAAACAAAGGAACACGAGACAATTAGCTAAGTAGATAAACAGGTGGAACTCAATTTAGAAACGATTACGGATCTTAAtggaaatgttttacttttttgtgtgtgtttgaactATGTTCTGCTCACCGCGAATATAGAAATCAAGGTTTCAGTGTTATAACCCCTCAGAGTTACCTTTAAAGGCATAGATGGCTGAGGGCTGGTCTTGTGGAAATTAATGTAAAGAGTCGCTAATCATATGTTCagtgtaacatatttaataaacgaaaacataaatattgaatttgAACAGAGAAACATTAGAAACCTCTTGAGGGGAGACGTTGTTATTGTATCTCTATCTCTTTCTCTATCAGCGCACAGAAAAAGAAGGTATTTTGTTTTCgtaaatagttaatatattttaggctattttaaaataattttatttccgcAGGTTTGGTTGTAATCatattagtaataaaaactgTCAGAATGTATTATATGAAAAGTGTTTGATTATCCATGTGAGATtgcttaaattaaaattttgcacCGTTTAATAGGTTTTAAACTGCAAATAacaagttttgttattatttgctgTGGTATTTATTTATCATTGGTCCTTTGTAAAATAATCGAAATTTAAGTATCATTTTTCTGATCTGAGCATCATAACGATGTATTTTTGGACTACTGATAACACATATACAGGAATTAATGTACTCGTGTGTCTTTTGccacacaatattctaatcaatTACATACATCATTACTAAGTACACCCTTTGTTCATTTAGTAATACGTTCATCTGCATCCTAGAAGCAGCTGAATTACAGCGTGTTTAATATCTTACAGTAAGTAATGTCTGGTGAAAACCAACTTTCTCATTAGTGAATTCCTTTCGATGAATCCCTTTACATTCTGCCTTACATTGCACACATTTTGTTAAGCAATCTGATGGTTCAAAATACGTGCAATAGCAACCGAAACGACTTCAACCTTTAGGGTACATTTtggcttattttaattttatctctgtGTGGATCACTAATAGGACACAAGAACCTATACGTACAGAGGGTGGACAAAAAAAGTTTATACGCACTccacgagatctgttcaaatataatctcaaattctaattttaatactGGCTTTCATatatacctgaacttttcatgattttagttaatAGTCTCCTAAAAAGTATTGTACTTGTTGTAGCTTCTAAGATCTTCTTAATCCAATTCGCCTTCAAAATGGTTgtacaagtttctctgcaataatcgaacaatcacacaaaccagtttcacaagttaatatttagttggcAATCCTGTGGATTTCAGTACTACTTCACCACGACGTAGCAAGAGTTTGTACAGATATGAATGATTGACTGCCATCCTGATATTGGTCCGCCATTAACCCATTAatgcaagtttgtttttatgtgtttgtttgttttttaaattaagcgcaaagctactcgagagctatctccTCTAGCCGTCCCCCATTTTGTAGTGTTAGATTAgaaaaaaggcaactagtcatcaccacccaccgccaactcttgggctactcctttaccgaCGAATACTGGGACTGATCGTcaccggctgaaagggcgaacatgttgaGTGTCtcagagatttgaacccacgactcttagattacgagtagaTTAAAGGCACGTCACGTCGATGTGAAGTAATACAGAAATCCATAGGAATGCACACTAGATATTAGCttatgaaactggtttgtgttatagagtttcatttttacgttagattattgcagagaaactcGTTTGACCATTTTATAGGCTAACTGGAATAAGAAGATctaattttgcatattttttttcttatctaataaaagatataacaaactaAGAACACTTTCAAGGAAGGCACTTTTTTTTGTCCACTCTTTATGTGATCGTTAATTTACAAATAAGTCAAACGTAGTAAAATAGCTGGCAGACAAGACGACCTatttaagaaaatcaaaatattacgtGTTCgctgtattttttatttcgcgcaaagctacacgagggctatctgcgctagccatccctaatttagtagtataagactagagtagacggaaggcagctagtcatcaccacccaccgccagctcttgggctactcttttaccaacgaatagtgggattgaccgtcacattataacgccctcacggctgaaaggatgaaaatgtttggtgcaacgaggattctaacccgcaactctcatattacgaatcaaacgttttaacccacctggccatgctgggccatattcGATGTAAATAGTGGAACAGCAACCTAGGAACACCAATGGACTTAGTActgattaaaaaaatgaaaggcCTAACTTTAAATAGATTAGTTGCAACTGGGTACATAAATCATTGGAAAACACAGACATTCAAAAACCGCTgcttaaaatgtgaaagttataatagttaaaatgtattcatacagaatattaaagaaacattCACAGAAAACCTAAGTTAAAGTCGTTTCAAAAACACACTAATACACCTGAACATATAACCGCCAATCTGCaaactaaacacattttataaagtcGCTAAGACACCTGAACACGTTTCATAAACCCACTAAGACACCTACATACGTTCTATAAACCCATTAGAACGCATCTGATGAAAAAACATTTTGGACTCTTTAGAAAAGCATATCATGATGTTCACCATTGTGAACGAATGAAACATAAATACACTAAATATACGTGTGTTCGACAGTAGCAACAAGTTATCACAGCTCTACACAAGAGAACCAGGATGAAATAACAACAAAGGATGGACGCTTCACAAACTGATAGCTATAAAGCGACCTCTTGAAGAGAGTTTTACACTagaaattacatatatttaaaacatttattttccaacAGCTAACCTTCCTGTCATATAAAGTTAGGCAATAACAACGCAGCTCAATGAATTTCAGACAGACCGACAGTAGGTCTTCCCAGCATTTGAAACATTCTGGTGGAGTACGGGAAGTGCAATAATTTCTAACTGTTCTTGGATTGAAATAAACAGGATCTGATTATGAAAGTTTTGAGATGATTTCACAAGTCGACTCCCCGTTACCACGTTTTAGAATTGTTATcgtatttaaaattgtttttagcGATAATTTAATCACATCCATAAATTCAGTGTTTTCATCAACACCAGACAAACCTGAATCATCTGATATCTTTAAAGACTCTCTAagctataatatttatatttacaataaaagaaaCCACTTCTAAAAGGTGTTTCAACCTATTAAAAAATTGGATGGTTTGTACTTTACTTATCTAACAGTGAAACGTTAAATTAATGTTGGAAATTACTCTTTGTCATGATGTGTAAAACACATTGTGTCATTTGGAATTCAATACCATTACTAAATACACTAAAGTTTTATGCAAGATTTCACTTCTGTTACTGCAGTGCAGTACCGGTTCTGTACATTGTTATGAGATGTTAATTGATATTACACTGTCGTAACAGTCttgtacattgttataaactgCTAATTGATGTTACGTTGTAGTACCAGTTCTGTACCTTGTTATAAGATGTTTAATAGTAATCTATAGGTAGGACCGGTTCTGTATATTGTTATAAGATGTTATTTAATATCAATCTGTAGTACCGgttctttacattgttataagttgttatttaatattaatctttAGTACATTGTTATAAGCTGTTATTTGATATTGAGTTGTAGAACCGATTCTAGCTCGTTGCTGTATatatatgtctgcggacttacaacactaaaaaccgggtttcgatacccatggtgggcagagcatagatagcccattgtgtagctttgagcttaattcaaaacaacgacaacaacatCGTTGCTGTATACAACACCGTATTTACGTTAAGGAAAAAGAGCTTCGAAATTCAGcttttctaacattttatttgtcatttttgtAACGCGTGTCAGGTGACGTTATCATTGTCAATTATAGACTCATAATTCCATATTTGTGGTGAACAAAATTTTCGGAAGATGTTGAAGTATGTACTGTcacatgttataaaacattggttAATTACGATTATGTCATGGAATGCCATTAAGtgtaaaatattcttgaaaatgCCCGAAAGAACAAAGTTCATCAAGTGGAGGTCACTCATGAGCAATTGCCGTAAAGAAACTATCACCCTTTCATAGTCCTTAACACCAGTGCATGGTTTATTTTCACTTTTGAgtggacaatatatatatatacattcattgCGTGTAACTGTTGAGAAATAGAGGTCAATACATCTGACAATGGGTTTctgactttatatatatatatagatatatatggcTCCAGGATACGTAACGACCACGCACGCATTCACGACATTTGCGTTACATACCTGACCGTGACCATATATATCTTACGGAggaaaatgtttgaatttatttacacatttcattTCCAACTCTGTGAAATCCTAACAATATATCTAGATACGTGTATACAGATGTACGTTTACTAACtgctaagttttaaaacaaagtctATAGAACTAAATACACGAAGAACGTTATTGTCTATTCCGTGGGTATAATTTCACAGCTAACCCTTTGGTAAtgagtttttcttgttgtttttttaatatttcacgtCAATGTTTTCATAATATTAACGTGCATGAATACCatgtatataaagatatttatatatttacaagaaaGTTCCATACACTTACACACATACACTCTCTTCATTTGATCCCAATGCTTGGCAAGTCACGCCTTCTATTAAGTACTATAAGTTGTCGTTTTCTGTCCATTCTGACTTAGATTTTTCAATTGGTTTACAGAACGTGTTCAAATGTGCACAGAAACGCTCACGTGATCTTGTCGAGTTCGCTCACACTTCCTGTGACGAACATCCGGCATGGCATATCTCAATTTTTCCCAAAACTGCTTTTCCCCCCAACGTAGAAATATATTACTCTTTAGTAATAGTCTTATATCTGGATCTAAATTTTTCTGAAGGATCTGGCCCAAAAAGATCAGGATAACCTTTTGTTTGTTGGAGCGGAGTACTTCGTGGTGAGCGGACTTGAACTCGTACCTACACCACTCACTCTGGAGGAAGTGGTCCGATATTATCACAATAGTTCGACGGCTACTTTCCATCGCTTCGACAATGGCGTCTGACATGTAGCCACCTACCGGTAAGTCTCGATAATGAAGGCACAACCGATATGGCGGATTTCCGTATTCCAGTTCGGGAGTAAAGAGCTGGGTAATAAATGCCTCGTCTTTTTTGCTGTATGAAACGAACGCATCAAACAACCGTTCCTCCTCGCATTCTGCATTTCGCTGGAATAATTTTACTCCGTACTTAGTAAAGAACCAGACACTCATCTCTCGACGGTAAACGAGAAGAAGTATTACAACAAAGAGCAGCAAGACAAAGAGAGAAATGATGACTATCAACATGGGCATGAAATCCTCCATGTGGTATTTCTGTAGAAAAGTGGTGGCGACCGTGTAGTTCACACAGACGGTAATATTGATTTCCAAGACTGGAACTGTGGTGGTCTCGTTGTAAACACACTGCACTAGTGAAGAATCTTTCACCTGGTTCTGCTTCTGCTGTAACCAGTCACTAAAGTCCTGCACGAATTGACACTCACAAGTCCAAGGATTTAAAGATAGTTGAAGATCTTGCAGACGAGAATTGAGGTTCAACATCCACGCCTGGAACTCCACGATGTAGTTGTGGTCCAGGTATAGAATTTCTAGTAATTTCAGAGAGGCGAATGTTGTATTGCTGATAAAAGTTATTAGGTTGTAGGAGAGGTCCAGCTCAATCAAATTGGTCAGTCTCTCAAATTCGTATCCATGTAAGGTATTCAGTCTGTTATTTCTTAGGTTCAACACTTGCAGGTTTCTCAGACCGTTGAATGTGCGGTTATTGATCACTTTAACGTTGCTACTATTTAAGTATAACACTTTCATATTTTTACGTCCTATAAAGGTATGACTGGACAATGTCGGAACGTCATTGCCGTCAAGATATAGCTCAGTAACGTCCATAGGGACCCGTTTAGGAACTCCTTTATGTCCGAGATAGCTACAGTCTACTATGTTGCTATTCCAGCTCTGGTCGTAATAGCAGCTACAGTTTTCTGGGCACACCATTTCACAATCACAAGCATCAAAATCGCAGCAATGGCAAAGCGCAAAACAGTGACTTTTGTACTGGCACAAAAACTGAGAAAGATGAACTTTTGATAAAGGGACCATGCCGTTCCCTCGAGTGAACGACAAATGACACATTATCTCGTCTATGTCCACAATTTTTGGGTAATGTCGTGACTCGTCTAGGGATCCAATTCTCTGTAACCAGTCCATATTGCAATCACACAGGTAAGGGTTGCCCGAAATGGAAAATTCTGGTAAAGGTTTTTTATCTGAAACCACGGTAAGCCTGAACGAGTTCATTTCCAGGTTCTCTAGATCATTCTTTACAAGGTCCACTCTGGTCAAATTAGCTTTTCCCAAGAAGGAAAATGGGCGTATTGTATGGATCTTATTGTCACTGAGAAACACTATTTCTATCCCATTGGGGAGAGAAGACGGCGCTAATTCGGTGATTTTATTATTGGACGCGTCCAGCGTACGCAGCTTTAACACGGTTTCCAGATCGAAGTAATTTCCCAGGCTTTCCACTTGGTTACTGTGCAGGTCCAACCACTGGAGGCCTACTGGGATTAAAGCGTAGTCGAACCAGCGAATTTTATTGGCCGACACATTCAGCATGAGCAAGTCGTGCAGATTACTGAAGAGATCGTTGATGTCTGATAGGGAATTTGAATCTAGCCGCAAGGCATGTAGGTCAGGGACGTCGTCGAATGTGCCTTTTCCCACGAATTGAATCTTATTACTGGACAAGTCCAAAATTCGTAAAGAAGGCAGGTCCTGAAACACTCCTTTACTCAGATTGCCAATGTAGTTTCCCATGAGGCGAAGGCTGTAGAGCTGATGAAGACCTTGGTAAGATGCATCGTAGATCTTTGAGATGTGATTGTTTCCTGCCTCTAAGCTTCTCAAATACTTTAGAGAATGCACCGCCGTGGGCACCGTTGACAACTTGTTACTGCCAATATTTAGCTCCATCAGGTTACTGGAGTTTCTAAAAGCGTCAACGTGAATATTTTGGAGGTTGTTACTGTCAAGAGCTAATCGGTTAAGTACATGAAGTCCGTTTAGTGTTAAATAGTTAATTCTGGTAAGCCGGTTGTGGCTGAGAACTAGCGTGTGCAAATTGTACAGCGATGAAAAAGCGTTGTCTTCGATTGTTTGAATGTCATTATGACTTAAATGAAGGACTTGTAAGCTGTACTGTGACTTAAAGATAACTGCGTTGACTTCAGTTAATTGGTTGTGGCTGAGATCAAGGATGACAAGTCTTATCATATCAGCAAAAGTGTCAACTCCAATCCATTGGTTGCTAATAGAGTTATGACTTAGATCCAAGATTACCATTTGCTGTAATCCACTAAATAAGCCCGGTGGAAGAACGCTTAttgagttgttttttaaatataactcagATAATTGCTCCGTGGGTTGCAGGAAACGTGGTGGGAGAGCTACAAGTTGGTTATTGGAAATGTCTAACGTGTGGAGGTAGCGCAGACCTCTAAGAGCATCCTCTTCTGCACGACCTATTTGGTTGTATTGGAGATTGAGAAAATGAAGACCAGGAAGCCCACTAAATCCTCGGTCGGACAGCACTTTGATGTGATTGTGAGAAACCTCCAAATGTTTTACTTCTCTTTTGCACGTCTCTATATCGGAAAACCCTAAACTACTTAACTCATTAAAGCTGTTGTACGTGAGATTTAGTCGCTTTAAACTTGACCCACAAAAAACAACTTCGGGTAAAGATTCCATATGATTCAAGCTCAAATCGAGACTTTCGAGATTATCTAAAGGAGAAAAACTGTCGGAAGAAACCTCCAGGGGAAACTTCCCCCAGTGACTGTTGTGTGTCCGCACGGTGAGGTTAACGAGTTGGGAAAGGCCAGCGAAAGCAAGGGAAGGAATTTCTTGAAGTTTACAATATTCAACAGTAAATGACCTTAATTCTGTCAGATGTTTAAATGAGTTGTTGGCGAGCGAACTTTCAAAAAACACATCTTCACAC
Protein-coding regions in this window:
- the LOC143258408 gene encoding toll-like receptor Tollo, producing the protein MGNRLKAALWYLWLFLVPTAVTTRYVAPEDCRWQPLGPTGDDVALTCSLRTLNGAFDKTNFSLIQPEHTTSLTVRCEDVFFESSLANNSFKHLTELRSFTVEYCKLQEIPSLAFAGLSQLVNLTVRTHNSHWGKFPLEVSSDSFSPLDNLESLDLSLNHMESLPEVVFCGSSLKRLNLTYNSFNELSSLGFSDIETCKREVKHLEVSHNHIKVLSDRGFSGLPGLHFLNLQYNQIGRAEEDALRGLRYLHTLDISNNQLVALPPRFLQPTEQLSELYLKNNSISVLPPGLFSGLQQMVILDLSHNSISNQWIGVDTFADMIRLVILDLSHNQLTEVNAVIFKSQYSLQVLHLSHNDIQTIEDNAFSSLYNLHTLVLSHNRLTRINYLTLNGLHVLNRLALDSNNLQNIHVDAFRNSSNLMELNIGSNKLSTVPTAVHSLKYLRSLEAGNNHISKIYDASYQGLHQLYSLRLMGNYIGNLSKGVFQDLPSLRILDLSSNKIQFVGKGTFDDVPDLHALRLDSNSLSDINDLFSNLHDLLMLNVSANKIRWFDYALIPVGLQWLDLHSNQVESLGNYFDLETVLKLRTLDASNNKITELAPSSLPNGIEIVFLSDNKIHTIRPFSFLGKANLTRVDLVKNDLENLEMNSFRLTVVSDKKPLPEFSISGNPYLCDCNMDWLQRIGSLDESRHYPKIVDIDEIMCHLSFTRGNGMVPLSKVHLSQFLCQYKSHCFALCHCCDFDACDCEMVCPENCSCYYDQSWNSNIVDCSYLGHKGVPKRVPMDVTELYLDGNDVPTLSSHTFIGRKNMKVLYLNSSNVKVINNRTFNGLRNLQVLNLRNNRLNTLHGYEFERLTNLIELDLSYNLITFISNTTFASLKLLEILYLDHNYIVEFQAWMLNLNSRLQDLQLSLNPWTCECQFVQDFSDWLQQKQNQVKDSSLVQCVYNETTTVPVLEINITVCVNYTVATTFLQKYHMEDFMPMLIVIISLFVLLLFVVILLLVYRREMSVWFFTKYGVKLFQRNAECEEERLFDAFVSYSKKDEAFITQLFTPELEYGNPPYRLCLHYRDLPVGGYMSDAIVEAMESSRRTIVIISDHFLQSEWCRYEFKSAHHEVLRSNKQKVILIFLGQILQKNLDPDIRLLLKSNIFLRWGEKQFWEKLRYAMPDVRHRKCERTRQDHVSVSVHI